A section of the Actinomycetota bacterium genome encodes:
- a CDS encoding TldD/PmbA family protein — SIRAVLGKRSGVAATNRLDAGSLRRCAQAAVAAASSSQPDDSFPGLPQPMPTSAVSPASEATLRFDESARATAAAAIIGHSSAQGLKAAGGIAVTDQAVAVANTHGVRTAAPMAAIRATVLSMEDSGGSGWASFFSADAGGLDADALGEQAASLAMRTKNAGTLDPGTYTVVLAPEAVADIVAFMGWMTFGAKPFTEKRSALSDKLGESVIDGAISIFDDFAAQGGIGLPFDFEGQPRTPVTLIKRGIAEGVVTDSMWAAKLGMPNTGHALPAPNGYGPMPLNLVMDAGDATIDDLVSRVDRGVYVTRFHYVNVEDPVPLTLTGMTRDGTFMIEGGRLTKPLRNLRFTQSAIQALSHVGGITATRELIGSDGHATLVPGLLLERFAFTGQTG; from the coding sequence TCGATCCGCGCCGTCCTCGGCAAGCGATCGGGAGTGGCGGCCACCAACCGGCTCGATGCCGGGTCGCTTCGGCGATGCGCGCAGGCCGCCGTTGCCGCTGCGAGCTCCTCACAGCCCGACGACAGCTTCCCGGGGCTGCCGCAGCCCATGCCCACGTCCGCTGTCAGCCCGGCCAGCGAGGCTACCTTGCGGTTCGACGAAAGCGCGCGAGCGACAGCGGCGGCTGCGATCATCGGACACTCCTCGGCGCAGGGGCTGAAGGCAGCGGGCGGAATCGCCGTCACCGACCAGGCGGTCGCCGTGGCGAACACCCACGGGGTCCGAACAGCGGCGCCGATGGCTGCCATTCGCGCCACGGTGCTCTCGATGGAGGACTCGGGCGGCTCCGGGTGGGCGTCGTTCTTCTCGGCGGATGCTGGCGGACTCGACGCCGACGCGCTTGGCGAGCAGGCGGCTTCGCTTGCGATGCGCACCAAGAACGCAGGGACACTCGATCCAGGCACCTACACCGTGGTGCTCGCACCAGAGGCCGTCGCCGACATCGTCGCCTTCATGGGCTGGATGACCTTCGGCGCCAAGCCGTTTACCGAGAAGCGCTCGGCGCTTTCCGACAAGCTCGGGGAGTCGGTGATCGATGGTGCGATCTCGATCTTCGATGATTTCGCCGCTCAGGGCGGTATCGGGCTTCCGTTCGACTTTGAGGGCCAGCCGCGGACCCCTGTTACGCTGATAAAGCGCGGTATCGCCGAAGGAGTCGTGACCGACTCGATGTGGGCTGCAAAGCTGGGGATGCCCAACACCGGTCACGCCCTGCCCGCTCCTAACGGCTATGGTCCGATGCCCCTGAACCTGGTGATGGATGCTGGCGATGCCACCATCGACGATCTCGTCTCACGGGTCGATCGCGGTGTCTATGTCACTCGTTTCCACTACGTCAACGTCGAGGACCCGGTGCCGCTCACGCTCACGGGGATGACACGCGATGGCACCTTCATGATAGAGGGCGGACGCTTGACCAAACCCCTGCGCAACCTGCGCTTCACCCAAAGTGCGATCCAGGCGCTGTCACATGTCGGAGGCATCACGGCTACGCGGGAACTTATCGGAAGCGACGGGCACGCAACGCTGGTGCCGGGTCTGCTGCTGGAAAGATTCGCATTCACCGGCCAGACAGGGTAG